One Odontesthes bonariensis isolate fOdoBon6 chromosome 12, fOdoBon6.hap1, whole genome shotgun sequence genomic window, gccgaagtcatacaatatagtatatgtgtgtgtgtgtgtgtgtgtgtgtgtatatatatatatatatatatatatatagtattccaaaattgtctttttgtccaccaaaaacgaccctcgggaaccgaactacacattgccatgtttgttattgtttcctatcgaacagctgactcgtttcaacacccattttcgccgtgatgtcatgacgtgtcacatgactgctggaaggagcgcaccttcgcccattattcatgtccaaatgtatcatgtctgtgctagctaacggtatggttagcccctgggttgaattgtattgctactgacaccacggccaattcggtaaaaagtattttgatacacgttaagagcctcaggaaaggttaaaagcttgcccgatagagcccgctttcatggaaatcagcacaATTGGAAAACTTTGCATGAAATTTTCTCgtggttttccctttggccaacttccaacagatgggatatgtttattaaatggccggaattctcctttaactgTAGATGAGGTCAGAAAAGGTTGGCCCCCCCTCCGCCACAGCAGCAGATGTCACCGTATAACCGAGTATGAACGCTGTCTCTTTCTAACAGAATCGGCTGGTCCGACTGGTCTGCGTCTTCCTCCAGTCGCTGATCCGAAACAAGATCATCAATGTTCAGGACCTCTTCATCGAGGTTCAAGCCTTTTGCATCGAGTTCAGCCGCATCCGCGAAGCCGCCGGCCTCTTCCGCCTCCTGAAGACGCTGGACACCGGCGAGAACCCCGCCGAGGCCAAACCCGCCAAATAAAGACGCCGCGCATCCACGAGCGGACGAGGGGACTTTAAAATGTTTGGACAGCGGACTGGTGCAGCTCACTCGGAGCGCAGTGAAGACTGTAAATACGTGACTTTGACTCGCTGCTCTGCCTCTGAACTTTGTCAAAAgttttgaaaaaagaattttaggtttttttttctgcttcgaAACTTTTGAATTTAATTCATTAAACGGGTTGTTTAATTAAGACTCTATTGTTTTCAGTCATTTCTTCAGGTGAGATTTGTGCACATTTTGTTCATCAGCTCCACAAACACTAAACCGTATGAAGGTCTGCGCCCGACATCTGCGCAGACAAAAGATCCGAGCGTCTTCAACGCAGCGGTAAGTCACTGACTCTGTCAGAAGTGACGGATTTAATTATGTTAGGGCAACAAAAAGAGCACAAGATGCTGGTGAGAAAAGGTCCAAAGTAAAAAGAACTGCAGAAAATGATTGAATAACCAGTTTGTGCGACCGGCGTCACTCCAGGGTGGTTTTTATGGAACAGTTTGTTTCCaaccaacaaacagaataaACCCAACTCAACATCAGGTGGTTCGATTGTTGCTTCTTTAAGCTGATGTCAGTAAATTTGAGGCTTCAGGGTTAAACAATGAAACAACGCCAACATTTTAATACAAAAACCCGTTTATTTGTCGTGTACATTTGAGTATATCTTTGATTTGGATCATCTGTTAGCAAGTAAAACTGCTCCGGTGAGTCCACCTGAGACTTTTCATGATTAACCCGCATCGATGCTGCTTCACATTTAAAGAGCAACGAAGGGTGACCAGAGTTCAGATTTAGTGGAATTAAACAGAAGCTGAAAATCAAAACGGCGATATATAACTTTAACGTCTGATCAGCTTTCAGAAATTTAATCTTAAAATGATGAAGATAAAAATCAGTTTTAATCTGACTTTAAACTTGTATTGATTCTGATTTAATTCAACATATTGTTATTCCACATAATTCTAACTTTTTCAACAGAAACATTTAAGACTTAAAACTCCATTATTTTAAAGATTATAGAGAAATGTAACAGACACGATAGTTGTGGAATGTTTTCGGCAGCGTGTCGAACATCCGGCGTCTTCTCTGGGAAAGCTTCAGCCGGTTTTCACCGGCAGCTCGTGGGCTCCATCGTGCTCTTTATGCTCTCTTCATGCCGCGCGCCATGAGGCAGGCGAACACCGTCATCACCATCTTGGGTTTGACCTCCACCAGGTCCTCGGGGAGCGCGTACACCCGGGCGCCGATCTTCCTCGCCATGGAGATGGCGTACCTAATGACACGGCGACCATCAGAGTTCCGCTTCTCAGGATTTTATCAACAACGGCCACAAAACTGTGAAGAAACGTGGAAGGAATGCGTTTCAGGACGTACTTTGCGTTGTTGAGCTTCTCCTCCTCCGTCAGGTCGTCGGCCTTCACCAGGTCGTATCTGATTGATCCGGGCTGGATGGCGTCGATCAGGTCCAGAACCGGCATGCTGCTGCTGATCGACATATCCTACACAAACACGAGCCTTCGGTTTAAGTACAGACGTCGTATTAAGTCTTACATTTTCTAACAAAAATGGCTGAAGGTCCCCAAAAGTAGGATATCTAATATTTAAAAGCTTaaaccgaagtgcagaccgagcagcaaacaccgtaacaggcgcagcaggcagtgatacgaagggagagaaaatagggccaagcaattgtgagctctgactttttcctggagaacgattttgtgatgcaaatgtattactcttttgaacgcatattgttttgagaagcaaaacgctttattttttaaaccccagccaactagccggactaccttcatcagcaccaaaactcagctggaactcggctcacaggacgcagcagggggtaagaaaatgtttacAAATGATATTTAATGTCAACaagttgttttgatttgaaTTCATTTGCTTAAAATAACAAACAGAAGCTAGATCAATAACTTCTTAAACTGGGCGTTTAAaatcaacataagaataaactTTTTAATCCTTTTTAAAACCTCAAAAGTCACAAAGTGTTGAGGATTTAATGTGACGCTGCTGTGGATCCTCGTCGTCATTTTAAATTCACTTCAGAGGAGGTGACGTAATGTGTGTGTTACCTTAAAGCTGGAGATGGGGCGTTTTTCAGCATTTGTGAGAGTGCCGTTAACCCAGGACACAATCGTGTCATCGACCACTTTCTGTCCTTCTCCCAGATCCTCCAGGATGTTCAGCGTGTACCTGAGGGAGGACGAGTACAAGATGTAAGGTTCGTCTCCGAAGGTACACGAAGAGCAGTCAGTCACTCAGCTGGACAAACTAATTAAGACTTTATAAgacattaatgaatcaactgcGGCCAAAGAATGACCAGAAAGGACAGTAAAAGCTACAGTTGCCACGGAAACAAACTACATTTAAATTCCACTTCGTCGGCCGGTATAAAACAGCTCCTCCTCTGAAGCTGACTCAGCATTTAAGACTCTAGTTTAAAGACGGGAATGATGTGAGTCACCTCCTCATGAGCTGCCAGAGCAGAGCGAGCGTGAGTTTTCGGTTCCCCGCGTTCAGGTCCTGACCCGCGATGCCAACCAGAGAAAACTTGGCCTCGTTTTTGCCCAACTCCACGGCGTAGTTACAGTTCTCCAGCTGGaacacagagcaacaacagacttttaccgACGCTCACGTTGGTCTTTTATaagctgagtgaagctgacaccctaacccacgtgaaaaattcaaggaaacagattgatcggttagtgctgctttcgtctctgagttacgttttactttcagttgGTCACATGATCTCACTATATTGATCAGGGGGCTGCAGGTTGTAGtcgttctgttttgtttcagtcAGTTCTTTTCTAATATTCAGTCGGTGGGAAGTTGTCGGATATGTTGCTAACGCAGGAGAGAACAGAATGAACACATTTAACCCGTGAGTGACATTCGGTGACGGTAATGCACCAATTTCCTTGCCAACCatcaataaactaaataaaaaaaaatacatataactTCATTATCAGGCTAATGTCACTGTTATTTGCAGAAAGAGATTTTAAAAAACAGACTTAGcttctgttctctcctgcgTTAGCAACATATCCGACAACTTCCCACCGACTGAATTGGAGAAAAGAACTGACTGGGACCAAACAGAACGACTACAACCTGCAGCCCCCTGATCAATATAGTGAGATCATGAGACCAACTGAAAGTAACTcggagacgaaagcagcacaaacggagcactaaaaaagtagaccactctggtttgttttggagctaGATGGGGGGGGGTGGTGACCTTtggatgacctaaaaaataatctttaatatctcagaaaccaaaccagcacaaaccgatcaatctgtttccttgaatttttcacgtgggtggggtgtcagcttcactcgGCTTCTTTTATATGTTAACTTTATTAGCATCAGTTCTTCGTGACGAACGCGTTAGAACTTATTGCTTTTAATGGACCCAACGGGCCGTCGTACCTTCTTCATGTTGCTACCGAGTTTGGAGTAGGGAGGCTTGTTGACCTTGTCCCAGTCCACCGGCACTTTGATCTTCTCGTACAGCTGGAAGATCACCAGGGCGTCATCGATGTCTCtgcaacacgcacgtctctttaaTGCAATCGGGACTCGCTGTTTGGTGGCGATGTGATTATCAGGACTGATCAGAAAACTCACGCGTAGAGGTGGTTGACACGAGGGTTGACGCCCAGTGAGTTCATCCAGTTCCTGAAGGTCCTCTCCTCCCTGGTTTCACCTGCAGATGGAACAGATGGTGAGAGTCTCCGGGCGGGGAAGGCAGCCAGAAACCGGCGGCTGAACTAAACTCGCCTTCGATGGAGCTCCAGTCGATGTCCTGGTTCTCCGGCTTCTTCAGAGCCGGGTACTTGTTGAACAAATTGGCAACAAAAGCCAAGTTGAGCTTCGGGTTGCCGCGGACGACGTCTGCGGGCATGACGAACTGCCTGCAGCCGAGCCGGTCGGCCTGGTCCAGCATGCACTCGGCCCTCTGTAGGTCGTCTTTCTCCTGCAGAGAGACCAGCACGGCGTCAGGAACCCCACCCCAGATATTTAAAGATGGAGCAAACAAACTGCTGCCACGTCTCACCCTGACTCCGGACATGTCGATGGCGATGGCGGGAATTCCCTCCTCGTCTCCTTTGGGTGCCACTTGGTTCAGGATGTTGTAGTACGACTTGGAGTCCTGCAACAATCAGGTTAGAGAATCTAAGAAAACAACATCACTCTGCAGTCCTTTTTACCTTCGAAAGGCTGTTAGATGTCTTTGCTTAACATTTTTAATTTCTtattaaaacaacaacagatcAACGTTTAACAAGGAAAGGTACGGCggtttttaagctaataaaAAAAGTTCTAACTAGcactttattttccttttttaaggctgtaggagctatttgtagagttagcttttgttttttggttctagttgtaaatttaatttgctaattatgagtatctttatttgattaatttcagtgctttatttagattagattttttcttgctaatattcttttagttatttgttttgaatattttgctaattgggtcacactgggcacctggagtaccagcatgcaccgGGGTGGGCCGATGGTTTTTACCAGGGAAAGggagagcagcaggttttctttgttcttttgtttgttttattgttttggaaataaataatcagaaaaacgcaagaattcatttttggacattcatcttcttttgcctgcgttaaaccacatcccccatggtgcatcagtggtcttttgattttgtttggtttaagttaaATTAGTTtctttatggacaaatggccactacaaaGGCAAAACTCCAACTAACTAAAGTAGTTCAAAGAGGCTGACGTACAACCAACATCTGGATATGAAAGATAAGTGTTGTATTAACAATGTAAAACAGCTAAATATCAGTCCATGGGTGTTAAAAGTATATCTTTATGAAGGAAACTGCTGCTAAA contains:
- the lcp1 gene encoding plastin-2, producing the protein MAATPISPEELEDLREAFAKIDVDSNGFISKDELNELFKVSNLALPGYKVREIIQELTKTSDQLTFEEFTEIVHGLKSSDVAKTFRKAINKKEGICTLAGTSEQSGTQHSYSEEEKVAFVNWINKALEKDADCKHVLPMDPDTDDLFTAMGDGIILCKMINLSVPDTIDERTINKKKLTPFTIQENLNLALNSASAIGCHVVNIGAEDLKEGRQHLVLGLLWQVIKIGLFADIEISRNEALIALLRDGESLEDLMKLSPEELLLRWANYHLEEAGCGKINNFSSDIKDSKSYYNILNQVAPKGDEEGIPAIAIDMSGVREKDDLQRAECMLDQADRLGCRQFVMPADVVRGNPKLNLAFVANLFNKYPALKKPENQDIDWSSIEGETREERTFRNWMNSLGVNPRVNHLYADIDDALVIFQLYEKIKVPVDWDKVNKPPYSKLGSNMKKLENCNYAVELGKNEAKFSLVGIAGQDLNAGNRKLTLALLWQLMRRYTLNILEDLGEGQKVVDDTIVSWVNGTLTNAEKRPISSFKDMSISSSMPVLDLIDAIQPGSIRYDLVKADDLTEEEKLNNAKYAISMARKIGARVYALPEDLVEVKPKMVMTVFACLMARGMKRA